The Agromyces sp. LHK192 genome includes a window with the following:
- the allB gene encoding allantoinase AllB: MTSSRTVFRAARAFVDGRFRPAAVVVDDGRIAQVLGIDNAVPGATEVVVPEDAVLLPGLVDSHVHVNEPGRTEWEGFASATRAAAAGGVTTIVDMPLNSIPPTTTAEALRIKRAAAEASARVDVAFWGGAVADNLGRLGPLHDAGVVGFKCFLSPSGVAEFGHLDREQLDAAMHEIAALGSRLIVHAEDPDLLTGEGPLGRGYAGFLASRPPESEASAIDAVIAAARRSGARAHIVHLGDGAALPAIRAAKADGVHLTVETCPHYLTITADEIPDGASEFKCCPPIRERAHQDLLWEGVLEGTIDAIVSDHSPSTADLKHAGDGDFGLAWGGISGLQVGFAAVWTEALARGIRLETLVPLFTTGPAAVAGLTGLGVIETGAPAHLAVFGPEDSYAVHAAELHHRNPISAYDGRELTGRIRRTWLRGRPVFDVDEAASVAAASSAGPRGRLLHAGEAGA; this comes from the coding sequence ATGACCTCCAGCCGTACCGTCTTCCGGGCCGCCCGCGCGTTCGTCGACGGGCGGTTCCGGCCGGCGGCGGTCGTCGTCGACGACGGACGCATCGCACAGGTGCTCGGGATCGACAACGCGGTGCCAGGCGCGACCGAGGTCGTCGTTCCTGAGGACGCGGTGCTCCTGCCCGGCCTCGTCGACTCGCACGTGCACGTCAACGAACCCGGCCGCACCGAATGGGAGGGGTTCGCCTCGGCCACGCGAGCGGCGGCCGCCGGCGGGGTCACGACGATCGTCGACATGCCGCTGAACTCGATCCCCCCGACGACCACGGCCGAGGCGCTGCGCATCAAGCGCGCGGCGGCCGAGGCATCCGCTCGGGTGGACGTCGCGTTCTGGGGCGGTGCGGTGGCCGACAACCTGGGCCGCCTCGGGCCGCTGCACGACGCAGGCGTCGTCGGATTCAAGTGCTTCCTCTCGCCGAGCGGCGTCGCTGAGTTCGGCCACCTCGACCGGGAGCAGCTCGACGCCGCGATGCACGAGATCGCGGCCCTCGGCTCGCGGCTCATCGTGCACGCCGAAGATCCCGACCTGCTCACCGGCGAGGGCCCGCTCGGGCGCGGCTACGCCGGCTTCCTCGCGTCGCGGCCGCCCGAGAGCGAGGCATCCGCCATCGACGCCGTCATCGCAGCCGCGCGGCGCAGCGGCGCGCGGGCGCACATCGTGCACCTCGGCGACGGTGCCGCGCTGCCCGCGATCCGCGCCGCGAAGGCCGACGGCGTGCACCTCACCGTCGAGACCTGCCCGCATTACCTGACCATCACGGCCGACGAGATCCCCGACGGCGCGAGCGAGTTCAAGTGCTGCCCGCCGATCCGCGAGCGCGCCCACCAGGACCTGCTGTGGGAGGGCGTGCTCGAGGGCACCATCGACGCGATCGTCAGCGACCACTCGCCGTCGACCGCCGACCTCAAGCACGCCGGCGACGGCGACTTCGGACTCGCCTGGGGCGGCATCTCGGGGCTCCAGGTCGGGTTCGCCGCGGTGTGGACCGAGGCGCTGGCGCGGGGCATCCGACTGGAGACGCTCGTGCCGCTGTTCACGACCGGGCCGGCGGCGGTCGCAGGCCTGACCGGGCTGGGTGTCATCGAAACGGGGGCGCCCGCGCACCTCGCCGTCTTCGGACCTGAAGACTCGTATGCCGTGCACGCCGCGGAACTGCACCACCGCAACCCCATCAGCGCGTACGACGGCCGCGAGCTCACCGGTCGCATCCGGCGCACCTGGCTGCGCGGTCGACCGGTGTTCGACGTCGACGAGGCAGCGTCGGTTGCCGCTGCGTCGAGTGCCGGGCCGCGCGGCCGCCTGCTCCACGCAGGGGAGGCCGGCGCATGA
- a CDS encoding DUF4383 domain-containing protein has product MRNSPNRIVATVFGAVYLLVGLLGFAVTGGVGFIATEGGLLLGIFQVNPLHNIAHLLIGAALLIAGLVSATAAKTVNTVVGAAYLLLGIVGFFLAGTAANILALNTADHILHLASALVLLGVGVGVERGAGRTRAVTA; this is encoded by the coding sequence ATGCGCAACTCACCGAACCGGATCGTCGCCACGGTGTTCGGCGCCGTCTACCTGCTCGTCGGACTGCTCGGCTTCGCCGTCACCGGCGGCGTCGGCTTCATCGCCACCGAGGGCGGCCTGCTGCTCGGCATCTTCCAGGTGAACCCGCTGCACAACATCGCGCACCTGCTCATCGGCGCGGCCCTGCTCATCGCCGGGCTCGTCAGCGCGACCGCAGCGAAGACGGTCAACACCGTCGTCGGCGCCGCGTACCTGCTGCTCGGCATCGTCGGCTTCTTCCTCGCCGGAACCGCCGCGAACATCCTCGCGCTGAACACGGCGGACCACATCCTGCACCTCGCGAGCGCCCTGGTGCTGCTCGGCGTCGGCGTCGGCGTCGAACGCGGTGCTGGCCGGACCCGCGCGGTCACGGCATAG
- the pucL gene encoding factor-independent urate hydroxylase: MAAVRLGANKYGKAENRIVRIVRDTARHEIVDLNVTSQLRGAALEDSYLTGDNSLVIATDTQKNTAFAFAKEHGIPSPEEFLLKLGAHFVDGYEWIDGGLWQAEQYEWERITVDGRPHDHSFVRSGRATRLAAVQRVGGKVHVTGGVKDLVVLKSTGSEFSGFHRDRYTTLAEASDRIMATSVTGRWRFLPEAVEAGIDYNGLYADVLDVLLATFASVHSLALQQTLFAMGEAAIDARPELAEVRFAMPNKHHFTVDLSPFGLDNPNEVFIAADRPYGLIEGTVIREGVDAAPDAWLDLPGFV; this comes from the coding sequence GTGGCCGCTGTCCGCCTGGGTGCCAACAAGTACGGCAAGGCCGAGAACCGCATCGTGCGGATCGTCCGCGACACCGCACGGCACGAGATCGTCGACCTGAACGTCACGAGCCAGCTGCGCGGCGCCGCGCTCGAGGATTCCTACCTGACGGGCGACAACTCGCTCGTCATCGCGACCGATACGCAGAAGAACACGGCGTTCGCGTTCGCGAAGGAGCACGGCATCCCCTCGCCCGAGGAGTTCCTGCTGAAGCTCGGCGCGCACTTCGTCGACGGGTACGAGTGGATCGACGGCGGCCTCTGGCAGGCGGAACAATACGAGTGGGAGCGCATCACGGTCGACGGCCGCCCGCACGACCACTCGTTCGTGCGGTCGGGTCGCGCGACGCGGCTCGCGGCGGTGCAGCGGGTCGGCGGGAAGGTGCACGTGACCGGCGGCGTGAAGGACCTCGTCGTGCTGAAGTCGACGGGCTCGGAGTTCTCCGGCTTCCACCGCGACCGGTACACGACGCTGGCCGAGGCATCCGATCGCATCATGGCGACCTCGGTCACGGGTCGTTGGCGTTTCCTTCCCGAGGCGGTCGAGGCGGGGATCGACTACAACGGCCTCTACGCCGACGTGCTCGACGTGCTGCTCGCGACGTTCGCGTCGGTGCACTCGCTCGCCCTCCAGCAGACCCTCTTCGCGATGGGCGAGGCCGCGATCGACGCTCGACCCGAGCTCGCCGAGGTGCGCTTCGCCATGCCGAACAAGCACCACTTCACGGTCGACCTCTCGCCGTTCGGACTCGACAACCCGAACGAGGTGTTCATCGCGGCCGACCGCCCGTACGGACTCATCGAGGGCACCGTCATCCGTGAGGGCGTCGACGCGGCGCCCGACGCCTGGCTCGACCTGCCGGGCTTCGTCTGA
- a CDS encoding type II toxin-antitoxin system Phd/YefM family antitoxin, translating into MSNVSVADARSHLSDVIARAQREAVIIERRGRPAAVVVSHERYERMLEALEDAEDAAAFDAAMAEEGENVPWDQVKKDLGWE; encoded by the coding sequence ATGTCCAACGTCAGCGTCGCGGATGCCCGTAGCCACCTGTCCGACGTGATCGCCCGCGCCCAGCGGGAGGCCGTCATCATCGAGCGGCGCGGACGGCCCGCTGCCGTCGTGGTGAGCCACGAGCGGTACGAGCGCATGCTCGAGGCGCTCGAAGACGCCGAGGATGCCGCCGCGTTCGATGCGGCGATGGCCGAAGAGGGCGAGAACGTTCCGTGGGACCAGGTCAAGAAGGACCTGGGCTGGGAGTGA
- a CDS encoding type II toxin-antitoxin system RelE/ParE family toxin, giving the protein MSYRIELRPAAIRALKRIDHQDRDRIRGAIALLGQDPRPPGAKALQGRDGLRVRVGDYRIIYTVQDDVLLVVVVTLGHRRDVYDR; this is encoded by the coding sequence GTGAGCTATCGGATCGAACTCCGACCCGCCGCCATCCGAGCGCTCAAGCGCATCGACCATCAGGACCGTGATCGCATCCGCGGTGCGATCGCGCTGCTCGGTCAGGATCCCCGGCCGCCGGGGGCGAAGGCGCTCCAGGGACGTGACGGCCTCAGGGTCCGCGTCGGCGACTACCGGATCATCTACACGGTCCAGGACGACGTCCTCCTGGTGGTCGTGGTGACACTCGGGCATCGCCGCGACGTCTACGACCGCTGA
- the uraH gene encoding hydroxyisourate hydrolase, translated as MTHLTTHILDAATGDPAAGVAVSLAHWKPGLHKSAIAEGVTDADGRLAIGPDLLDAGDYTLTFQTGQYFAARGVPSFHPFVTVTFSVEVADDGTSRHYHVPLLLSPFAYSTYRGS; from the coding sequence ATGACCCACCTGACGACCCACATCCTGGATGCCGCGACCGGCGACCCGGCCGCCGGCGTCGCGGTCTCGCTCGCGCACTGGAAGCCTGGCCTGCACAAGTCGGCGATCGCCGAGGGCGTCACCGACGCCGACGGGCGGCTCGCGATCGGCCCCGACCTGCTCGACGCGGGCGACTACACCCTCACGTTCCAGACCGGCCAGTACTTCGCCGCGCGCGGCGTCCCGTCGTTCCACCCGTTCGTCACCGTGACCTTCAGCGTCGAGGTCGCGGACGACGGCACCTCCAGGCACTACCACGTGCCGCTGCTGCTGAGCCCGTTCGCCTATTCCACCTACCGAGGGAGCTGA
- a CDS encoding helix-turn-helix domain-containing protein, giving the protein MPEASTAQIGARLRRIRTATGRSLASVAREMGISSSALSQIETGAMQPSVNRLIELVGVLGVPVSAIFGDLDVFAPPLGEEQGDRAGEPLPGVLVSIGSGDDTAAHLGGGVTYRRLAPATPAGVDWFESTYPPGSSSSADGAMLVHAGYESGRVVLGELVFQFEDGSVRLGPGDSLSFAATRPHRVVNDTGEVAVAIWLTVSGS; this is encoded by the coding sequence ATGCCCGAAGCATCGACGGCGCAGATCGGCGCCCGCCTGCGGCGCATCCGCACCGCGACCGGCCGGTCGCTCGCGTCCGTCGCACGGGAGATGGGCATCTCGTCGAGTGCGCTGTCGCAGATCGAGACGGGCGCCATGCAGCCCTCGGTCAACCGCCTCATCGAACTCGTCGGCGTGCTCGGCGTGCCGGTGTCGGCGATCTTCGGCGATCTCGACGTGTTCGCGCCCCCACTCGGCGAGGAGCAGGGCGACCGCGCCGGCGAACCGCTGCCCGGCGTGCTGGTGTCGATCGGCTCCGGAGACGACACGGCCGCACACCTGGGCGGCGGCGTCACCTATCGCCGGCTCGCCCCCGCGACGCCGGCCGGCGTCGACTGGTTCGAGTCGACGTATCCTCCCGGCTCGTCGTCGAGCGCCGACGGCGCGATGCTCGTGCACGCCGGCTACGAGAGCGGGCGGGTCGTGCTCGGCGAACTCGTCTTCCAGTTCGAGGACGGCTCGGTGCGGCTCGGGCCAGGGGACTCGCTCTCGTTCGCAGCCACCAGACCGCACCGCGTCGTCAACGACACCGGCGAGGTCGCGGTCGCGATCTGGCTGACGGTCAGTGGGTCGTGA
- a CDS encoding ABC transporter permease codes for MAETTTEDATAQRAARPSDTTRPPRRSAARPTRWRRFLLALPVPILFLIVWQIGREQAWELPVVGIRMGYLPAPGDVVVSLWDYAFGGLRDDASSGDLWVNLGASSLRILVGFAIACGIGIPLGIVMGRSYTMDSLFDPFINLFRPIPATAWVPLVGLLIGWGDQATIFLIALSAFFPIVLGAISGAKEVPQRLVEAGQMLGARRWEILTQVVVPASAPAVMNGLRVGLGIAWVVLVLGESVGVSVGLGSSIILARDVVRTDMVVVGMIVIGAAGFLSDRLLVGAFRLFTRGRPLIK; via the coding sequence GTGGCCGAGACCACGACCGAGGATGCGACCGCGCAGCGCGCGGCCCGCCCATCCGACACCACGCGCCCACCCCGGCGCAGCGCAGCGCGACCGACCCGATGGCGCCGGTTCCTGCTGGCCCTCCCCGTGCCGATCCTGTTCCTCATCGTGTGGCAGATCGGCCGCGAGCAGGCGTGGGAACTCCCCGTCGTCGGCATCCGCATGGGCTACCTGCCCGCGCCCGGCGACGTCGTCGTCTCGCTCTGGGACTACGCGTTCGGCGGACTCCGCGACGACGCGTCCTCAGGCGACCTCTGGGTGAACCTCGGTGCTTCGAGTCTGCGGATCCTCGTCGGCTTCGCGATCGCCTGCGGCATCGGGATTCCGTTGGGCATCGTCATGGGCCGCTCGTACACGATGGATTCCCTGTTCGACCCCTTCATCAACCTCTTCCGTCCGATCCCGGCGACGGCGTGGGTGCCGTTGGTGGGCCTGCTCATCGGTTGGGGCGACCAGGCGACGATCTTCCTCATCGCCCTCTCCGCGTTCTTCCCGATCGTGCTCGGCGCGATCAGCGGCGCGAAAGAGGTGCCGCAACGGCTCGTCGAGGCCGGGCAGATGCTCGGCGCCAGACGCTGGGAGATCCTGACGCAGGTCGTCGTGCCGGCGTCCGCGCCGGCCGTGATGAACGGCCTCCGCGTCGGACTCGGCATCGCCTGGGTCGTGCTCGTGCTCGGCGAGTCCGTCGGGGTCAGCGTCGGCCTCGGCTCGTCGATCATCCTCGCCCGCGACGTCGTCCGCACCGACATGGTCGTGGTCGGCATGATCGTGATCGGCGCCGCCGGATTCCTCTCCGACCGGCTGCTCGTCGGCGCATTCCGGCTGTTCACCCGCGGCCGCCCGCTCATCAAGTGA
- a CDS encoding acetamidase/formamidase family protein produces the protein MTVEILQPGRGDRPGDHYLPARPDTIMWGRLPCEADAPVLDIAPGQTVTIDTVSHEGILEDQGKDPLAWFGAQGVAAGDVLEDAITIAAERSRDPLADGPHVVTGPIRVAGARPGDLLKITVERLVPRVPYGVISNRHGKGALVGELPRGEHNVSVFSPVEVRDGGLVGVLPLVEGGDRVIEFPLAPFLGTMGVAVAGDVRPHSVPPGAHGGNVDIKLLVEGAVLYLPVQVDGALAYVGDPHFAQGDGEVALTALEASLRATLRFDVVPREQALAAFGDLAGPLVRTPDYLVPTGLDPDLGEAMRRCVRAAIDLLGARYGMAEHLAYAYLSAATDFDISQVVDLVCGVHARIRLADFAAVGIADEAVGRAQGVRA, from the coding sequence ATGACCGTCGAGATCCTCCAGCCCGGGCGCGGCGACCGGCCCGGCGACCACTACCTACCCGCTCGGCCCGACACGATCATGTGGGGCCGGCTTCCGTGCGAAGCGGATGCCCCGGTGCTCGACATCGCACCCGGGCAGACGGTCACGATCGACACGGTGAGCCACGAGGGCATCCTCGAAGACCAGGGCAAGGACCCGCTCGCCTGGTTCGGCGCGCAGGGCGTGGCGGCCGGCGACGTGCTCGAGGACGCCATCACCATCGCCGCTGAACGCTCACGCGACCCGCTCGCCGACGGACCGCATGTCGTCACCGGACCGATCCGCGTCGCGGGTGCGCGCCCGGGCGACCTGTTGAAGATCACCGTCGAACGGCTCGTTCCGCGTGTGCCGTACGGCGTCATCTCGAACCGGCACGGCAAGGGCGCGCTCGTCGGCGAACTGCCGCGCGGCGAGCACAACGTGAGCGTGTTCAGCCCAGTCGAGGTGCGCGACGGCGGGCTCGTCGGGGTGCTGCCGCTCGTCGAGGGCGGCGACCGCGTCATCGAGTTCCCGCTCGCCCCGTTCCTCGGCACGATGGGCGTCGCCGTCGCTGGCGACGTACGCCCGCACTCGGTGCCGCCGGGCGCGCACGGCGGCAACGTCGACATCAAGCTGCTCGTCGAGGGTGCCGTGCTCTACCTGCCGGTGCAGGTCGACGGGGCGCTGGCCTACGTCGGCGACCCCCACTTCGCGCAGGGCGACGGCGAGGTCGCACTCACCGCGCTCGAGGCGTCGCTGCGGGCGACGCTGCGGTTCGACGTCGTTCCGCGCGAGCAGGCGCTCGCCGCGTTCGGCGATCTCGCGGGGCCCCTCGTGCGCACGCCCGACTACCTCGTGCCGACGGGGCTCGACCCCGACCTCGGCGAGGCGATGCGCCGGTGCGTTCGTGCCGCCATCGACCTGCTCGGCGCGCGCTACGGCATGGCGGAGCACCTGGCCTACGCCTACCTGTCGGCCGCGACCGACTTCGACATCTCGCAGGTCGTCGACCTCGTGTGCGGGGTGCACGCGCGCATCCGGCTGGCCGACTTCGCCGCCGTCGGCATCGCAGACGAGGCGGTCGGCCGCGCGCAAGGGGTCCGCGCATGA
- a CDS encoding ABC transporter substrate-binding protein, with the protein MPSRPHRLIATAALLAASALALAGCAGSPEPAPAAEGETVTVKIGTLRGQPHFYQPFLYADHAVDGVEFEVVTLDTTPALSDALTSGSIDFAISGVTPSIASIAQDRDLKVVASAADGGSGFIGNGESSLEELTGQKIGIIQGSAQEVALRLLIEDAGLQPEDFELTAIPVPEMATAFAAGDIAAFMGVEIGVSIAKGNGGEEVVDPYSTPIGKVNIGLITTGAYIEEHPDVVQKVVDTHAATTEYMADNIDEWLPGMVEEFGGDQSVFESALENFWLRSDLSDEYVGQLEALAEAMASIGLIDEAPTADDIVDTSFAS; encoded by the coding sequence ATGCCTTCACGCCCGCACCGCCTCATCGCCACCGCCGCCCTCCTCGCGGCATCCGCCCTCGCCCTCGCGGGCTGCGCGGGCTCGCCCGAGCCGGCCCCGGCCGCCGAGGGCGAGACGGTCACCGTCAAGATCGGCACCCTGCGCGGCCAGCCGCATTTCTACCAGCCGTTCCTCTACGCCGACCACGCCGTCGACGGCGTGGAGTTCGAGGTCGTCACGCTCGACACCACCCCCGCTCTGTCGGACGCCCTCACCTCGGGCTCGATCGACTTCGCGATCTCCGGGGTCACGCCGTCGATCGCCTCGATCGCGCAGGACCGCGATCTGAAGGTCGTCGCCAGCGCGGCCGACGGCGGATCCGGCTTCATCGGCAACGGCGAGTCCTCGCTCGAGGAACTCACCGGCCAGAAGATCGGGATCATCCAGGGCTCCGCCCAGGAGGTCGCGCTGCGACTGCTCATCGAGGATGCCGGGCTCCAGCCCGAGGACTTCGAGCTCACGGCCATCCCCGTCCCCGAGATGGCGACGGCGTTCGCGGCGGGCGACATCGCGGCCTTCATGGGGGTCGAGATCGGCGTCTCGATCGCGAAGGGCAACGGCGGTGAGGAGGTCGTCGACCCGTACTCGACGCCGATCGGCAAGGTCAACATCGGCCTCATCACGACGGGCGCGTACATCGAGGAGCACCCCGACGTGGTGCAGAAGGTCGTCGACACGCACGCCGCGACCACCGAGTACATGGCCGACAACATCGACGAGTGGCTCCCCGGCATGGTCGAGGAGTTCGGCGGCGACCAGTCCGTGTTCGAGTCGGCGCTCGAGAACTTCTGGCTGCGGTCCGACCTCTCCGACGAGTACGTCGGCCAGCTCGAGGCCCTCGCCGAGGCCATGGCCTCGATCGGCCTGATCGACGAGGCGCCGACCGCGGACGACATCGTCGACACCTCGTTCGCATCCTGA
- a CDS encoding AtzH-like domain-containing protein, with the protein MTGFPDDIPADLFTAFDRYERAILSNDLDALDAAFAPGDRTMRGDGAGLLVGHDAIHAFRSLRGGVPSRSIERIEYRPLADGIALLVSVSRFHDGGTGLQTQVWERHDDGWRITAAHVTPRPQAFDRTIWRVVGDPLAPADAESGGAIAGLAVAVKDVFAVAGHPIGAGNPAFLAEARPEGADAAAVGALRRAGAVVRGIARTDEFAYSIAGDNVHTGTPPNGALPGALPGGSSSGPGSAVATGQADIGLATDTAGSVRVPASYQGLWGIRTTHGLVPRDGMLPLAPSFDAVGYLTRDAETLQRVVDAVLDTVLDTALDEGPVGDLPWRLLVADEALAATEPETARAFEALLVRLAASDDGPRLGRVAIGELDEYAVPFRTVQGGEAWRSHGAWVTAHPAALGDAVAARFAAASEVTAEAEAAARDDLAALRERLHHLVRDAVLILPTVPGPAPARTVVGAAVDAGQADRIRSDTLRLTTPASVAGLPAISIPLLTVDSPLGAAPVGVSLIGAPGSDRALVRTARRLAAVASPMDAP; encoded by the coding sequence ATGACCGGGTTCCCCGACGACATCCCCGCCGACCTGTTCACGGCGTTCGACCGGTACGAGCGGGCGATCCTCTCGAACGACCTCGACGCGCTGGATGCCGCGTTCGCGCCCGGCGACCGCACGATGCGCGGCGACGGCGCCGGCCTGCTCGTCGGACACGACGCGATCCACGCGTTCCGCAGCCTGCGCGGCGGGGTGCCTTCAAGATCGATCGAGCGGATCGAATACCGCCCGCTCGCCGACGGCATCGCGCTGCTCGTCTCGGTGTCGCGGTTCCACGACGGCGGCACCGGACTGCAGACGCAGGTGTGGGAGCGACACGACGACGGATGGCGCATCACCGCCGCGCACGTGACACCGAGGCCGCAGGCCTTCGACCGGACGATCTGGCGGGTGGTGGGCGACCCGCTGGCTCCCGCAGATGCGGAGTCGGGCGGCGCGATCGCCGGGCTCGCCGTCGCGGTCAAGGACGTCTTCGCGGTCGCCGGCCACCCGATCGGCGCCGGAAACCCGGCCTTCCTCGCCGAGGCACGCCCCGAAGGCGCCGACGCAGCCGCGGTCGGCGCACTCCGGCGCGCCGGCGCCGTGGTCCGCGGCATCGCCCGCACCGACGAGTTCGCCTACTCCATCGCCGGCGACAACGTGCACACCGGAACCCCGCCGAACGGCGCGCTGCCCGGCGCACTCCCCGGAGGCTCGTCGAGCGGACCGGGGTCGGCGGTCGCGACCGGCCAGGCCGACATCGGGCTCGCCACCGACACCGCGGGCTCGGTCCGCGTGCCCGCGTCGTACCAGGGGCTGTGGGGCATCCGCACGACGCACGGGCTGGTGCCGCGCGACGGGATGCTGCCCCTCGCACCGTCCTTCGACGCCGTCGGCTACCTCACGCGCGACGCTGAGACGCTGCAGCGTGTCGTCGACGCGGTGCTCGACACGGTGCTCGACACGGCGCTCGACGAGGGGCCCGTCGGCGACCTGCCGTGGCGACTGCTCGTCGCCGACGAGGCCCTCGCCGCCACCGAGCCCGAGACCGCCCGGGCGTTCGAGGCGCTGCTCGTCCGGCTCGCGGCATCCGACGACGGTCCCCGCCTCGGACGCGTCGCGATCGGCGAACTCGACGAGTACGCGGTGCCGTTCCGCACCGTGCAGGGCGGCGAGGCGTGGCGCAGCCATGGCGCGTGGGTGACCGCGCACCCGGCCGCACTGGGCGATGCGGTCGCGGCCCGGTTCGCCGCGGCATCCGAGGTCACCGCCGAGGCCGAGGCCGCCGCGCGCGACGACCTCGCGGCACTCCGCGAGCGCCTGCATCACCTCGTGCGCGACGCCGTGCTGATCCTGCCCACGGTGCCCGGGCCCGCACCCGCGCGCACGGTGGTCGGCGCAGCGGTCGACGCCGGACAGGCCGACAGGATCCGCAGCGACACCCTGCGTCTCACGACCCCCGCATCGGTCGCCGGGCTGCCCGCGATCTCCATCCCGCTGCTCACGGTCGACTCGCCCCTCGGCGCAGCGCCCGTGGGGGTGAGCCTCATCGGCGCCCCCGGCAGCGACCGCGCGCTCGTGCGCACCGCCCGCCGGCTCGCAGCCGTCGCGTCGCCGATGGATGCCCCGTGA
- a CDS encoding ABC transporter ATP-binding protein produces the protein MNHQHSAAVRLEALGKRYGDDDTGVLAVADVDLAIAPGEFVAIVGASGCGKSTVLRILAGFETATEGAVEVGGAPVTAPGPDRGVVFQDYGLFPWLTVRENVAYGPRRRRVPGARVRKLADRFIEAVGLSRFADRYPGALSGGMQQRVAIARVLANEPRVLLMDEPFGALDALTRSDLQAELKRIHVETGTTVVFVTHSIEEAVFLADRVVVMTGGAAHGEPGRISRIVEIDLPEPRDLTSAAFNEHKREISDLVHAGQR, from the coding sequence ATGAATCACCAGCATTCCGCCGCTGTCCGCCTCGAGGCGCTCGGCAAGCGATACGGCGACGACGACACCGGGGTGCTGGCGGTCGCCGACGTCGACCTCGCGATCGCACCCGGCGAGTTCGTCGCGATCGTGGGCGCCTCGGGGTGCGGCAAGAGCACCGTGCTGCGCATCCTCGCCGGCTTCGAGACGGCCACCGAGGGCGCCGTCGAGGTCGGCGGCGCACCCGTCACCGCGCCCGGGCCCGACCGTGGCGTCGTGTTCCAGGACTACGGGCTGTTCCCGTGGTTGACCGTGCGCGAGAACGTCGCGTACGGCCCTCGCCGGCGCCGCGTCCCCGGGGCGCGCGTGCGAAAGCTCGCCGACCGCTTCATCGAGGCCGTCGGCCTGAGCCGCTTCGCCGACCGGTACCCCGGCGCGCTCTCGGGCGGCATGCAACAGCGCGTCGCGATCGCCCGCGTGCTCGCGAACGAACCGCGGGTGCTGCTGATGGACGAGCCGTTCGGCGCGCTCGACGCGCTCACCCGCTCCGACCTGCAGGCCGAGCTCAAGCGCATCCACGTCGAGACCGGCACGACGGTCGTGTTCGTCACGCACTCGATCGAGGAGGCCGTGTTCCTCGCCGACCGGGTCGTCGTCATGACGGGCGGCGCGGCGCACGGGGAACCGGGCCGCATCAGCCGGATCGTCGAGATCGACCTGCCCGAGCCGCGCGACCTCACGAGCGCCGCGTTCAACGAGCACAAGCGGGAGATCTCCGACCTCGTGCACGCCGGACAGCGGTAG
- the uraD gene encoding 2-oxo-4-hydroxy-4-carboxy-5-ureidoimidazoline decarboxylase codes for MRIDEFNALDADAARATASVWAAIPAWADELEAGRPYPSVDALAAAAADLAAVWSRIDLDAALAHHPRIGERAPGTGAEASASRREQSSMSTATVDVAERIADGNRRYEERFGRVFLIRAAGRSPEEMLAELERRLDNDDAEEAREATGQLAEIALLRLRSTVTGPDEPASEER; via the coding sequence ATGCGCATCGATGAGTTCAACGCCCTCGACGCCGACGCCGCCCGCGCGACCGCGTCCGTGTGGGCGGCGATCCCCGCCTGGGCCGACGAGCTCGAGGCCGGCCGCCCGTACCCGTCGGTCGATGCGCTCGCGGCGGCCGCCGCCGACCTCGCCGCCGTCTGGTCGCGCATCGACCTGGATGCCGCGCTGGCGCACCACCCGCGCATCGGCGAGCGCGCCCCCGGCACCGGCGCCGAGGCATCCGCCTCGCGTCGTGAGCAGTCGTCGATGTCGACGGCGACGGTCGACGTCGCCGAGCGGATCGCCGACGGCAATCGCCGGTACGAGGAGCGGTTCGGGCGCGTGTTCCTGATCCGTGCCGCCGGGCGTTCGCCCGAGGAGATGCTGGCCGAGCTCGAACGCCGGCTCGACAACGACGACGCCGAAGAGGCCCGCGAGGCGACCGGGCAGCTCGCCGAGATCGCGCTGCTCAGGCTGCGATCGACCGTCACCGGCCCCGACGAGCCCGCATCGGAGGAACGATGA